One genomic region from Calditrichota bacterium encodes:
- a CDS encoding DUF5343 domain-containing protein, whose protein sequence is MALISSYTEAYGKVKELFSKIRDGQAPEQFTHQILLDLGFKSNKHRAYIPLLKALGFLTPDGKQRKDTKIIGITHFLNE, encoded by the coding sequence ATGGCTTTAATCAGCTCATATACAGAGGCATATGGAAAGGTTAAAGAATTATTTAGCAAAATTCGTGATGGCCAAGCTCCTGAACAATTTACACACCAAATATTATTGGATTTAGGATTTAAGTCAAATAAACATAGAGCCTATATACCCCTATTAAAGGCGCTTGGATTTTTAACACCTGATGGGAAACAACGCAAAGATACAAAGATTATCGGGATCACTCACTTTCTAAACGAATAA